tcattatataattttatcttAAACTCTAGTTGCCATCTTCAACCAAATGCAGCTCTAAATCTTTTGGATAAGATCAAAGTGGAAGCAATAATTGGTGCACAAACAAGAATGGAAGCAAACCTATTGGCAGAGTTAGGAGAAGAAGCTAAAGTCCCTGTATTGTCACTTTCTGGACTTCGTACTAGTCCTTTCGGTGCTCCTGGCGAATATCCCTTCTTTGTTGAGATTACACAAGATGAAACTTCTCAAGTTACGGCAATCAATGGCCTTCTTGAAATGTTCAAATGGAGGGATGTCATCCTTCTATATGAGAACACAGATTATGGGAGAGACATCATTCCATTTTTTATCAACTCCATTGAAGAAGCAAATGTGACTATTGTATATAAAAGTTGCATTGCTGCCTCCTCAGCAGATGAACAGATCATTGAAGAGCTCCGCAACCTCACAAAGTTGAAGACGGCGGTATTTGTGGTGCATGTATCACATTTTCTTGTTCCTCGCCTTTTCTTGAATGCAAAAAATTTAGGCCTGCTCAGTGAAGGGTATGCTTGGATCATGACATCAACTAGCAtgaatttcttgcatttttccATGGACCCATCTGTAATTGAGTCAACGCAAGGAGTGCTCGGTTTGAAGTCTTATACTCCAGCATCAACCCGCCTCCACAATCTTACTTCAAGATTGAGGAGGATATTTTACATGCAGGATCCTAACATAGAAGTAAGTGCGGTAATCCCAGATGGAATTTGGGCATATGATGCAACTTGGGCTCTAGCTGAAGCAGTTGAGAGGACCTGGACTTCTACAGGATTGAACCAAGTGAATTTAAACAATATTACATCCTCCAAACATGGACTTCTGCTTCTTCAAGAGATATTGCAAACAAGGTTTAAGGGTTTAAGCGGTGAAGAAATTCAATATCCAAATGGGAAGCTAGTTTCGACTGCAATTGAGATTGTGAATGTTATAGGAAAAGGGGAAAGAAGGGTTGGATTGTGGCCATGTGAAGAAAAACACACAAGAGATTCCTACCCACTTACTAGCAGAAGAAATTTACTTTCGACCAACGATCTCGAAACAATCATATGGCCTGGAGGATCATCAACCATCCCAAGAGGTTCAAAGATGCAATTGAGTAATagttccaaaataaaattaagagtTGGAGTTCCAGTGAGAATAGGGTTCAACGAACTTGTGCATATGAAACATGATAATCAAACCAATCGAACATATTTCACAGGCTTCTGCATCGACGTATTCGAGGCTGCAATTAGAGCTTTGCCGTATGAAGTAAATTATACCTTCATTCCATTTCCGATTGGCATTAATGAAAGTTACAATGATATTGTTTACCAAGTTTTTCTCCAggtatggttaatttgaaattaaaaatttatatcaGGTggaatataaatattatgttgGATAAATACATCTGTAATTGTATGCTAGTAACTTGTAATGCAAAAATAGATTTGCTCTCATTATAttacattttgattatttaatctttctaatttttaatttttcgtTTTCCTGCCACACACTTTTGCATATTGGGGAATGTATTTTAACTAGACATTCGACGCTGTTGTTGGGGATACCACGATCACATCGCAGAGATCTCAGAATGTGTGTTTTACAATACCATATACTGACTTAGGTGTGGGGATGCTAGtatcaaatgaaaatgaaggcATGTGGTTTTTCTTGAAACCTCTTTCGGCAGATCTTTGGATCACAACTGCGGTTTTCTTTATCTTGACCGGTTTCGTTGTGTGGGTAATTGAGCGTCCTGTCAACCCAGAATTCCAAGGCACACCTTCGCAGCAAATCGGAACCATATTATGCTATGCCTTCTCAACCCTTGTGTATGCTCATAGTAAGTGCACGATATCTAACTACTTCTTTCAATTATTCAAGTTTACTGCTAATTAATTTCAGTCTCTATGAAACAACTCTTGTGTTTTCTGATTAATTAACACAGATATGAGAAAGAGTAGCATtatgaattatatttttctggcTGAATTCTCTTAATTCAAAATGATTCCTTGTTCACTTTTAGTCACTCAAATTCCCTTACTCTTATCCATTCAGATGAAAGAACGAACTCAAATTACGAATACAGTTGACCATCAGTCTTGAATTAGTTTAGAGTTGAT
Above is a window of Prunus persica cultivar Lovell chromosome G2, Prunus_persica_NCBIv2, whole genome shotgun sequence DNA encoding:
- the LOC18785828 gene encoding glutamate receptor 1.3, translating into MEFQGKKQTILCLSFVTLFGLLGLLCAEIDGSPNIVVEEVHVGVILDMGSREGKIILSCISTALSDFYHLHNNYSTRVILHTRDSKGKALHALSAALNLLDKIKVEAIIGAQTRMEANLLAELGEEAKVPVLSLSGLRTSPFGAPGEYPFFVEITQDETSQVTAINGLLEMFKWRDVILLYENTDYGRDIIPFFINSIEEANVTIVYKSCIAASSADEQIIEELRNLTKLKTAVFVVHVSHFLVPRLFLNAKNLGLLSEGYAWIMTSTSMNFLHFSMDPSVIESTQGVLGLKSYTPASTRLHNLTSRLRRIFYMQDPNIEVSAVIPDGIWAYDATWALAEAVERTWTSTGLNQVNLNNITSSKHGLLLLQEILQTRFKGLSGEEIQYPNGKLVSTAIEIVNVIGKGERRVGLWPCEEKHTRDSYPLTSRRNLLSTNDLETIIWPGGSSTIPRGSKMQLSNSSKIKLRVGVPVRIGFNELVHMKHDNQTNRTYFTGFCIDVFEAAIRALPYEVNYTFIPFPIGINESYNDIVYQVFLQTFDAVVGDTTITSQRSQNVCFTIPYTDLGVGMLVSNENEGMWFFLKPLSADLWITTAVFFILTGFVVWVIERPVNPEFQGTPSQQIGTILCYAFSTLVYAHREKLSNNLAKFVVIIWVFAVLILTSSYTATLTSIMTVDQIQVNSRGNIGYHSLISRQGVANIKFKSSYKTVEEYALALSRGSKHGGVSAIVDEVPYIKIFLGHYPTGYSMIKPESTTNGFGFVFPKGSNLVHDMSMQIQQMREEGKLIEMEKLWFHKGTIPMFDNTTSDPNTLNFHTFRGLFLVTGVSSAFALFIFIIFPLKEKWYAVKKFRFRYRVREKLQRVRKFFSHKVSNENEENQYTVHEAKY